One Clostridium estertheticum DNA segment encodes these proteins:
- the eutJ gene encoding ethanolamine utilization protein EutJ translates to MPEKKLNFEYCDGLVRDFEDVVKHPIVGKSSVYYTGVDLGTACVVLAVLDENYKPVAGAYRYADVVRDGMVVDYMGAIKIVRELKQEIEEKLGTELIYAAAAIPPGTDALDSGAVKNVVQAAGFEITNVLDESTAANNVLKIQDGAVVDVGGGTTGISILKDGEVVYVADEPTGGTHFSLVVSGAYKMSFAQGELYKRDPQKHKELLPVLKPVVEKIASIINQHIKGYDVKEICLVGGTCCLTGIEKIIEKQTGIFTHKPQNPMFVTPLGIALSCTQESIV, encoded by the coding sequence TCCCATTGTGGGTAAATCTTCTGTTTACTATACAGGAGTTGATTTGGGAACGGCATGTGTTGTTTTAGCGGTTTTAGATGAAAACTACAAACCGGTGGCAGGTGCTTATAGATATGCAGATGTAGTTCGAGATGGTATGGTTGTGGATTATATGGGTGCAATTAAAATTGTTAGAGAACTAAAGCAAGAGATTGAGGAGAAATTAGGGACAGAATTGATTTATGCAGCTGCTGCAATTCCTCCCGGGACTGATGCTTTGGATTCAGGAGCAGTTAAGAATGTGGTTCAGGCTGCTGGGTTTGAAATTACAAACGTGCTTGATGAATCTACGGCTGCCAATAATGTGCTTAAAATTCAGGATGGTGCAGTTGTAGATGTGGGCGGTGGAACAACAGGAATTTCGATTCTAAAGGATGGAGAAGTTGTTTACGTTGCGGATGAGCCAACAGGAGGTACCCATTTTTCCTTGGTTGTTTCGGGTGCATATAAAATGTCTTTTGCACAGGGCGAATTATATAAGCGTGATCCTCAAAAACACAAAGAACTTTTACCAGTACTTAAACCTGTAGTTGAAAAAATTGCATCTATTATTAATCAGCATATCAAAGGGTATGATGTAAAGGAAATATGTTTGGTAGGCGGAACATGCTGCCTAACAGGTATTGAAAAAATTATAGAGAAGCAAACAGGTATTTTTACTCACAAGCCTCAAAATCCTATGTTTGTAACTCCTTTAGGAATAGCACTTAGTTGCACTCAGGAAAGTATAGTTTAG
- a CDS encoding BMC domain-containing protein, whose protein sequence is MEFRIIKSPTPGTIDILMRRMGTGVDKEKICVDAVGLVQGRMIEMICAADIAEKAVGVTVEDIRGSCPQNMIMIAIFGDTASVESAIVEIKRKLEKEKDLC, encoded by the coding sequence ATGGAGTTTCGAATTATTAAATCCCCAACACCAGGTACTATAGATATTCTTATGCGCCGAATGGGGACAGGCGTCGACAAAGAAAAGATTTGTGTTGATGCAGTTGGTCTTGTGCAGGGGAGAATGATAGAGATGATTTGCGCAGCTGATATTGCTGAAAAGGCAGTTGGTGTCACAGTAGAAGATATTAGAGGAAGTTGTCCTCAGAACATGATAATGATTGCGATTTTTGGCGATACTGCATCTGTTGAGTCTGCCATTGTGGAGATTAAACGAAAGCTAGAAAAGGAGAAAGATTTATGTTAA
- a CDS encoding EutN/CcmL family microcompartment protein, producing MLIAKLIDSVWATRKAESLNGLKFMLAEVIGGTSAGQRLIVVDIISAGIGDRVIVCTGSSARRMLGDDDIPVDAVVIGIVDDDCKVV from the coding sequence ATGTTAATAGCGAAACTGATTGATAGTGTTTGGGCAACAAGAAAAGCAGAATCACTTAATGGACTAAAGTTTATGCTGGCGGAAGTAATTGGCGGCACAAGTGCTGGTCAGCGGTTGATTGTTGTAGATATCATCAGTGCCGGTATTGGAGACAGGGTTATTGTATGCACAGGCTCATCGGCTCGCCGAATGCTCGGTGATGATGATATCCCAGTTGATGCAGTTGTTATCGGAATCGTTGATGATGATTGCAAAGTTGTATAG
- a CDS encoding 4Fe-4S dicluster domain-containing protein: MSLLDMVREAGVIGAGGAGFPTHVKLASKSEYILLNGAECEPLLRVDQQLMKLFPDEIIKGFVAAGKFIGASKALIGVKGKHKEAISILRDRIETLQVGDFVEVKELPDIYPVGDEQVLVYELTGRVVPEMGIPIQVGCVVVNTETVLNIYNASMGEPVTEKYITVAGDIPKSLTIKVPVGTPIIDVLRQSGIENFEGYAIIDGGPMMGPVMSNIDGYITKKNKGFVILKKQHALIRKKSMNIEQARRVNRASCEQCRMCTDMCPRFLIGHNVQPHKMMTALNYALTDVEGQKSAQLCCQCNLCELFSCPVGLYPKSANLYFKEKLALQNIRYKPMQSEFTSRKSREYRLVPSKRLIARLGLHDFDKPAPMTEVEIKPELVHIATRQHVGAPALNLVNLGDHVQMGQLIGKIPEGSLGAAIHASISGTIVECGNDFIVIRRD, from the coding sequence ATGAGTCTTCTTGATATGGTTAGAGAAGCTGGTGTTATTGGTGCAGGGGGTGCAGGATTCCCTACCCATGTAAAACTAGCATCAAAGTCTGAATATATTCTTCTTAACGGAGCTGAATGTGAACCGCTACTGAGGGTGGACCAGCAGTTGATGAAACTATTTCCCGATGAAATAATTAAAGGATTTGTTGCAGCTGGAAAGTTTATTGGCGCTAGTAAAGCTCTTATAGGTGTTAAAGGAAAGCATAAAGAAGCGATTTCTATTTTGAGAGATAGGATTGAGACGTTGCAGGTAGGTGATTTCGTTGAAGTGAAAGAGCTTCCGGATATTTACCCTGTAGGTGATGAGCAAGTTCTTGTTTATGAACTTACAGGAAGAGTTGTTCCTGAAATGGGTATCCCAATTCAGGTTGGATGTGTAGTAGTAAATACAGAAACGGTATTAAATATTTACAATGCTTCTATGGGAGAGCCAGTTACAGAAAAATATATCACAGTTGCAGGAGATATACCTAAAAGTTTGACCATAAAAGTGCCAGTTGGCACACCTATTATAGATGTGCTAAGGCAAAGTGGTATAGAAAATTTTGAAGGTTATGCCATTATTGATGGCGGTCCTATGATGGGTCCTGTTATGAGTAATATTGATGGATATATTACAAAGAAAAATAAGGGATTTGTAATTTTGAAAAAACAGCATGCTCTGATTCGCAAGAAATCTATGAATATAGAACAGGCAAGAAGAGTGAATAGAGCTTCCTGTGAGCAGTGCCGTATGTGTACGGATATGTGTCCTCGCTTTCTTATTGGACATAATGTGCAACCACACAAGATGATGACAGCTTTAAATTATGCATTAACAGATGTTGAAGGTCAGAAGAGCGCACAGCTATGCTGTCAGTGTAATTTATGTGAATTGTTCTCTTGCCCAGTAGGACTTTATCCGAAATCTGCAAATCTCTATTTTAAAGAGAAATTAGCCCTGCAGAATATAAGGTATAAGCCAATGCAGTCAGAATTCACTTCCCGAAAAAGCCGTGAGTATCGTTTGGTTCCAAGTAAGCGTCTTATTGCAAGACTAGGTTTGCATGATTTTGACAAGCCGGCTCCTATGACGGAAGTTGAAATAAAACCTGAATTAGTACATATTGCAACAAGACAACATGTAGGGGCACCTGCATTGAACCTTGTTAATCTTGGCGATCATGTGCAAATGGGACAGCTAATCGGCAAAATTCCTGAAGGTAGTTTAGGTGCTGCAATTCATGCAAGCATTTCAGGAACCATTGTGGAGTGTGGAAATGATTTTATTGTAATAAGGAGGGATTAA
- a CDS encoding BMC domain-containing protein — protein sequence MSIAIGMVEFTSIARGIYAADQMLKIADVEIVTASSVCPGKYIVIVQGDVASVQDSVSVGEKMAEEFLVDSIVIPNVSPLVFPAITGATMPDEIQALGIMESFSLSTMVIAADAILKAADIQPLELRLGNGLGGKSFFTFTGDVAAVETGIETGKAIAIEKGLLVNAEVIASPSDRLLSSLF from the coding sequence ATGTCCATAGCAATAGGGATGGTTGAATTTACAAGTATTGCACGTGGTATATATGCAGCAGATCAGATGTTAAAAATTGCTGATGTAGAAATAGTTACAGCCAGTTCTGTTTGCCCCGGAAAGTATATAGTTATTGTCCAGGGAGATGTTGCATCAGTTCAAGATTCAGTGAGTGTTGGTGAAAAAATGGCAGAAGAATTTTTGGTTGATTCTATTGTTATACCAAATGTCAGTCCTTTAGTTTTCCCGGCAATAACAGGTGCAACCATGCCAGATGAAATTCAAGCACTAGGAATTATGGAGTCTTTCTCCCTTTCAACCATGGTTATCGCAGCTGATGCAATCTTGAAAGCTGCTGATATACAGCCGCTAGAGCTACGACTTGGAAATGGACTAGGCGGTAAGTCATTCTTTACTTTTACCGGAGATGTGGCTGCGGTTGAAACCGGTATTGAAACAGGAAAGGCTATTGCAATAGAGAAAGGACTGCTTGTAAATGCAGAGGTTATAGCTTCACCCTCTGACAGATTATTGTCATCTTTGTTCTAA
- a CDS encoding cupin domain-containing protein codes for MKKLICVKDIHDVEKQGQKVFYIDSNTIITPAAKDAARDCGIEFSTEAHVCEVKSSCEVKVSEPAKVSEGELDKDMIYKVFKAMMDKGLLSGIFDAVSDKPYISEKDCGGLKIVRGKSVRMDVFDTGNPNDKVVYQEIINAEDGCSMNAGFITIEGCSFDWETTCEELYHVVEGTLVVTVDGKVYTAQPGDSVFFPKGAKLAFGSPDKMKAFYATH; via the coding sequence ATGAAAAAATTAATTTGTGTAAAAGATATTCATGATGTTGAAAAGCAAGGACAAAAGGTATTTTATATTGATAGTAATACAATTATTACTCCAGCAGCAAAAGACGCAGCAAGAGATTGTGGAATAGAGTTTTCTACGGAAGCTCATGTATGTGAGGTAAAGAGTTCTTGTGAAGTAAAAGTGTCTGAGCCGGCAAAAGTCAGTGAGGGTGAACTGGACAAAGATATGATATATAAGGTATTCAAGGCTATGATGGATAAAGGACTTTTAAGTGGAATCTTTGATGCAGTGTCTGACAAGCCATATATTTCTGAGAAGGATTGTGGTGGTTTGAAAATCGTTCGTGGTAAGTCAGTAAGGATGGATGTTTTTGATACTGGAAATCCTAATGACAAAGTAGTCTATCAGGAAATTATCAATGCCGAAGACGGTTGTTCAATGAATGCAGGATTTATTACAATTGAAGGTTGCAGCTTCGACTGGGAAACAACTTGCGAAGAGCTTTACCACGTTGTGGAAGGTACATTGGTAGTAACAGTTGACGGAAAGGTTTATACTGCACAACCTGGTGACTCAGTATTCTTCCCTAAGGGAGCTAAATTAGCATTTGGTTCACCTGACAAGATGAAAGCATTCTATGCTACGCATTAG
- a CDS encoding BMC domain-containing protein produces MQALGLIETKGLIAAIESADAMLKAADVNLLEKTYVGGGLVSIIVTGDVGAVKAAVEAGGAAVRKINSALLVSEHVIPRPHEELEKMIIPAAPLKNVEISTDVSAKTESEEEVKVEIIEEDTVEVPVEGEEIVFENLVVEDSEGTEFLAEKTATSLEVDLCELYNKEAVDKMVLEYGLEEAIKILSKFKVIELRNLARQYKNFGIAGRRVSKANKILLLTEFRKYYGNN; encoded by the coding sequence ATGCAGGCACTTGGGTTAATAGAAACAAAAGGACTCATTGCAGCTATTGAGAGTGCAGATGCTATGCTCAAGGCGGCGGATGTGAATCTCTTGGAAAAGACATATGTAGGTGGAGGTCTTGTTTCAATTATTGTAACTGGAGATGTAGGTGCGGTGAAAGCAGCTGTAGAGGCTGGTGGAGCAGCAGTTAGAAAAATAAATAGCGCACTTCTGGTTTCAGAGCATGTGATTCCCCGTCCTCATGAGGAATTGGAAAAGATGATTATACCCGCAGCACCGCTGAAAAATGTAGAAATCTCAACTGATGTGTCAGCAAAAACTGAATCCGAAGAGGAAGTAAAAGTTGAAATCATTGAAGAAGACACTGTAGAGGTTCCTGTTGAAGGTGAAGAAATAGTATTTGAAAATTTAGTAGTGGAAGATTCAGAAGGTACGGAATTCTTAGCAGAAAAAACAGCTACTTCTTTAGAAGTGGATTTGTGTGAGTTGTATAATAAGGAAGCTGTAGATAAGATGGTACTTGAATACGGTTTGGAAGAAGCTATTAAGATTCTGAGCAAGTTTAAAGTGATAGAACTTCGAAATTTAGCCCGTCAATATAAAAACTTTGGTATCGCAGGAAGGAGAGTTTCTAAGGCTAATAAAATACTCCTGCTTACAGAGTTCAGAAAATATTACGGAAATAATTAA
- a CDS encoding acetaldehyde dehydrogenase (acetylating), with product MENMDYDLRSVQEARNLARLGKIAAEQIADYTEEQINRILCNMVKVAEENSVCLAKMAVEETGFGKVEDKTYKNHMASTLVYNAIKDMKTIGVIREDEVEKVIDIAEPVGLIMGIVPSTNPTSTAIFKAIIAVKSRNAIVFSPHPAALKCTMKAINLMNDAAVAAGAPANIISSLSTLSIGATNELMKCKEVALIIATGGPGMVKAAYSAGKPALGVGAGNSPAYIEKTANVAQAVRNIMASKTFDYGTICASEQSIIVEECNHDQVVAELKKQGGYFMTAEETAKVCALLFKNGHTMSAKFVGRSPQVIATSAGISIPEGTKVLIGEQQDVGEAYPLSFEKLTTVLAFYTVKDWHEACELSIKLLQNGIGHTMSIHTEDRDIVMKFAKKPAARILVNTGGTQGGTGASTGLIPSFTLGCGTWGGSSVSENVTPMHLINIKRVAYGIRDCSTLASADPTFNHPEFSGSCGVQNAVACGSISPDSYAAASKNDCTDNEKLLKLVNELVNAMKGAN from the coding sequence TTGGAGAATATGGATTATGATTTACGTTCCGTACAAGAAGCAAGAAATCTGGCAAGACTCGGAAAAATTGCGGCAGAGCAGATTGCTGATTATACCGAAGAGCAAATAAATAGGATTTTGTGCAATATGGTAAAGGTAGCAGAAGAAAATTCAGTTTGTCTAGCCAAGATGGCCGTTGAAGAAACTGGTTTTGGAAAAGTTGAGGATAAGACTTATAAAAATCATATGGCTTCTACTTTGGTGTATAATGCCATTAAAGATATGAAGACCATTGGTGTTATTCGCGAAGATGAGGTTGAAAAGGTAATTGATATTGCTGAGCCAGTTGGTTTGATAATGGGAATTGTACCTTCTACAAATCCAACATCAACTGCTATTTTCAAAGCAATAATTGCAGTTAAGTCACGTAATGCAATTGTGTTTTCACCACATCCTGCTGCACTAAAATGTACAATGAAGGCAATAAACCTTATGAATGACGCTGCAGTAGCGGCAGGAGCGCCTGCCAATATTATCAGTAGTCTTTCTACCCTATCTATTGGGGCTACAAATGAGTTAATGAAATGTAAAGAAGTTGCTCTAATTATTGCAACTGGTGGCCCAGGAATGGTAAAGGCCGCTTATAGTGCGGGTAAACCTGCATTGGGTGTTGGTGCTGGTAACTCTCCGGCTTATATTGAGAAAACTGCTAATGTTGCGCAAGCAGTTAGGAATATTATGGCAAGTAAGACTTTTGACTATGGAACTATTTGTGCATCTGAACAGTCTATAATTGTTGAAGAGTGCAACCATGATCAAGTAGTGGCTGAACTTAAGAAGCAGGGCGGTTATTTTATGACAGCTGAAGAAACTGCAAAAGTTTGTGCTTTGTTATTTAAGAATGGACACACTATGAGTGCCAAATTCGTAGGAAGATCTCCTCAGGTTATTGCGACTTCTGCAGGTATTTCCATTCCTGAGGGAACTAAGGTTCTTATAGGTGAGCAGCAAGATGTTGGTGAGGCTTATCCGCTGTCCTTCGAAAAACTCACAACGGTATTAGCTTTTTATACAGTGAAAGATTGGCACGAGGCATGCGAGCTTAGCATCAAATTACTTCAGAACGGAATCGGACACACTATGAGTATTCATACAGAAGACAGAGATATTGTAATGAAGTTTGCTAAAAAACCAGCAGCTCGTATTTTAGTCAATACTGGTGGAACCCAAGGTGGTACCGGTGCAAGCACAGGACTTATACCTTCATTTACACTAGGTTGCGGTACATGGGGAGGAAGTTCTGTTTCAGAAAATGTTACTCCAATGCATTTGATTAATATAAAAAGAGTTGCATATGGCATTAGGGATTGCAGTACATTAGCTTCCGCAGATCCGACTTTTAATCACCCTGAATTCTCTGGTAGTTGTGGAGTTCAGAATGCCGTAGCATGCGGTTCTATAAGTCCTGACTCATATGCAGCTGCATCTAAGAACGATTGCACTGATAATGAAAAGCTTTTGAAGCTGGTAAATGAACTAGTAAATGCAATGAAGGGAGCCAACTAA
- a CDS encoding phosphate propanoyltransferase yields the protein MEKYDAVLKLLLEAAQSNLNFADVKEHMYEIPVGVSNRHIHLSQADVNSLFGEGYQLTKSKDLSQPGQYACKETVTICGPKGAIEKVRILGPVRSKTQVEVLTGDSFKLGTVSQARLSGNLQGTPGITLIGPKGSVQTTEGLIVAQRHIHMTIEDAKRFGVHDGQMVSIQINGPRGGIYNNVVVRANDASALECHIDTEEANAMSLNSLSKITITK from the coding sequence ATGGAAAAGTATGATGCTGTCCTGAAGCTTTTACTGGAGGCGGCTCAATCTAACTTGAATTTTGCTGATGTGAAAGAGCATATGTATGAAATACCAGTTGGGGTTTCCAATCGCCATATTCACCTCTCGCAGGCAGATGTAAACAGTCTGTTCGGGGAAGGATATCAGTTGACAAAAAGTAAAGATTTGTCACAGCCTGGACAGTATGCATGTAAAGAAACAGTGACAATCTGCGGTCCAAAGGGCGCCATTGAGAAAGTTAGAATTCTTGGTCCAGTGCGTAGTAAGACGCAGGTGGAAGTTTTGACAGGAGATTCCTTTAAACTTGGCACCGTTTCACAAGCAAGGCTATCAGGGAATTTACAGGGAACACCCGGAATTACGCTAATTGGTCCCAAGGGATCTGTTCAGACTACAGAAGGTTTGATTGTTGCACAAAGACACATTCATATGACCATTGAAGACGCTAAGCGTTTCGGCGTGCATGACGGACAGATGGTATCCATTCAGATTAATGGACCACGCGGTGGTATTTACAATAATGTTGTCGTTAGAGCAAATGATGCTTCTGCACTAGAATGTCATATTGACACAGAAGAAGCAAATGCTATGAGTCTTAATTCCTTATCAAAAATTACAATTACAAAATAA
- the eutM gene encoding ethanolamine utilization microcompartment protein EutM, with amino-acid sequence MKYDALGMIETKGLVGAIEAADAMVKAANVYLVGKEFVGGGLVTVMVRGDVGAVKAATDAGAAAAQRVGELVSVHVIPRPHVEVEGILPKMVKMEEEAK; translated from the coding sequence ATGAAATATGATGCATTAGGAATGATTGAAACAAAGGGTTTAGTTGGAGCTATTGAAGCTGCGGATGCAATGGTGAAAGCTGCAAATGTTTACTTAGTTGGTAAAGAATTTGTCGGTGGTGGTCTAGTAACAGTAATGGTAAGAGGCGACGTAGGTGCCGTAAAGGCAGCAACTGATGCTGGTGCTGCTGCAGCTCAGCGTGTTGGAGAACTGGTTTCTGTTCATGTTATCCCTCGTCCACATGTTGAAGTTGAAGGTATTCTTCCTAAAATGGTAAAGATGGAAGAAGAGGCAAAATAG
- the eutM gene encoding ethanolamine utilization microcompartment protein EutM, translated as MKYDALGMIETKGLVGAIEAADAMVKAANVYLVGKEFVGGGLVTVMVRGDVGAVKAATDAGAAAAQRVGELISVHVIPRPHAEVEAILPKTTKREEDVK; from the coding sequence ATGAAATATGATGCATTAGGAATGATTGAAACAAAGGGTTTAGTTGGAGCTATTGAAGCTGCAGATGCGATGGTGAAAGCTGCAAATGTTTACCTAGTTGGTAAGGAATTTGTTGGTGGTGGTCTAGTAACAGTAATGGTTAGAGGTGACGTAGGTGCTGTAAAGGCAGCAACTGATGCTGGTGCTGCTGCAGCTCAGCGCGTAGGCGAACTGATTTCTGTTCATGTTATCCCTCGTCCACATGCTGAAGTTGAAGCTATACTTCCTAAAACAACAAAGAGAGAAGAAGATGTAAAATAG
- a CDS encoding (Fe-S)-binding protein, giving the protein MNQVFAPGCTLMLYKPVLVDKLKMVIVSEFGEMPTLLTCCFHDAKLEHGTRVITVCSACDKSYRELYEGITTVLFWEVLADSVTFNFPDYKGVEMAVQDTCYSRTEERYLNAIRKLLARMNIKIIEPELTRAKSICCGDNFYGKLPVEQVNEFMKKRAQQMPCEEVVVSCVSCIKSMYIGGKKPRFIIDLLFSEDTLTDNYETQGWHKQMEDFIEAH; this is encoded by the coding sequence ATGAATCAAGTATTTGCACCAGGCTGCACTTTGATGTTATACAAACCGGTACTTGTAGATAAACTTAAAATGGTTATAGTCTCAGAGTTTGGCGAGATGCCCACGCTTTTGACTTGTTGTTTTCACGATGCTAAATTGGAGCACGGTACACGAGTAATTACTGTATGTTCAGCCTGTGACAAAAGTTATAGAGAATTATATGAAGGAATCACAACGGTATTATTTTGGGAGGTACTGGCCGATAGTGTGACTTTTAATTTTCCTGACTATAAAGGCGTAGAAATGGCTGTACAAGATACTTGTTACAGTCGCACAGAGGAAAGATACCTGAACGCCATTCGCAAATTGTTAGCGAGAATGAATATAAAAATTATTGAGCCTGAATTAACACGAGCCAAATCAATTTGTTGTGGGGACAATTTTTATGGAAAGTTGCCTGTAGAACAAGTCAATGAGTTTATGAAAAAACGTGCACAGCAAATGCCTTGTGAGGAAGTTGTGGTTTCTTGTGTTTCCTGCATCAAATCCATGTATATTGGAGGCAAAAAACCACGATTTATTATTGATTTGTTGTTTAGCGAAGATACACTAACAGATAATTATGAAACTCAGGGTTGGCACAAACAGATGGAAGACTTTATTGAGGCACATTAA
- a CDS encoding response regulator: protein MSVVLIVEDEMLEQDFLKTVVLEELLPEDKLLTCESGVEAVRLAKQYRPDIIIMDVMIPEMDGLSAIEEIRKFLPNACITILSAYSDFPYAQKAIKLRVFEYQLKPIKPTIFKEIFRKMLDSAGECHVLLDEIPEEKITERKEYLHSFIEESVKYIKEHFRERLTLEMLASKAFMNPKYFSHVFKKDTDVAFTDYVNNLKIQYACRLLETTNYPAYRISIECGFSDPSYFNRVFCAKMNMTPNTYRKCECASKSKD, encoded by the coding sequence ATGAGTGTGGTCTTGATTGTAGAAGATGAAATGCTTGAACAAGATTTCCTCAAAACAGTTGTGCTTGAGGAACTTTTACCGGAGGATAAACTACTGACCTGTGAAAGCGGAGTTGAGGCCGTAAGGCTTGCAAAGCAGTATCGACCGGATATTATCATAATGGATGTGATGATTCCTGAAATGGATGGTCTAAGCGCCATTGAGGAAATCAGAAAATTTCTACCTAACGCTTGTATTACCATTTTGTCCGCATACTCGGACTTCCCCTATGCACAGAAAGCCATTAAACTTCGGGTTTTTGAATACCAATTAAAGCCTATCAAACCCACCATCTTCAAAGAGATTTTCCGCAAAATGCTGGACTCGGCAGGCGAATGTCATGTGCTGTTGGATGAAATTCCTGAAGAAAAGATCACAGAACGTAAGGAATATCTTCATAGCTTTATAGAGGAATCTGTAAAATATATTAAAGAGCATTTTAGGGAAAGATTGACTTTGGAAATGCTTGCATCTAAGGCTTTTATGAATCCAAAATATTTCAGCCATGTTTTTAAAAAGGATACAGATGTGGCATTTACAGATTATGTTAATAATCTGAAAATTCAATATGCTTGCAGGTTACTGGAGACAACTAATTATCCGGCTTATCGTATTTCAATTGAATGTGGCTTCTCGGATCCATCTTATTTTAACAGGGTATTCTGTGCGAAGATGAACATGACACCCAATACCTATAGAAAATGTGAATGTGCGTCAAAATCCAAGGATTGA
- a CDS encoding sensor histidine kinase → MNKTNNLLEKLIASNNLYTRYMSILSLSDLPVFLIDTNGDILFEFIPSPHFCTYMCQESIGQVCTDYRCRLKPNAQDRFVCRHGLENILYPIMVQDEILGYVAGVQSYLQGNEYQKLMINVQSLEEAKGPELEFIAKSISSLKTVESNKIQIHEQLCGHIAKNISLDLSQSISHANLDVRLSIEREILEKKINDLEAKNMSLMVNPHFLFNTLNCIARIAYFEHSQTEELIYCLSDLLRYNLKQDNQLHTIGAEIDNMTKYLYIQKVRFKNRLVYDTDIPENIKSYRIPNMVIQPIVENAVIHGITPKRDGGKISIYAEIYKNEIVISIMDNGNGFPKDFLQNTQQLENKSGLGFWNTDKRLKQYYGEQYGLKIVKSDYSGSTVTITIPTQPIGRLTP, encoded by the coding sequence ATGAATAAAACTAATAATCTGCTGGAAAAATTAATAGCCTCCAATAACTTATATACACGCTATATGAGTATTTTATCACTGTCAGATCTTCCAGTGTTTTTGATAGATACAAATGGCGATATTTTATTTGAGTTTATTCCATCTCCCCATTTTTGTACCTATATGTGCCAGGAAAGTATAGGTCAGGTATGCACCGACTACAGATGTAGGCTTAAGCCTAACGCCCAGGATAGATTCGTTTGTAGGCATGGGCTTGAAAACATCCTTTACCCAATAATGGTTCAGGATGAGATTTTGGGTTATGTAGCTGGAGTACAATCATATTTGCAAGGTAACGAATATCAAAAACTCATGATTAATGTCCAGTCCCTAGAAGAGGCAAAAGGTCCGGAATTGGAGTTTATCGCCAAATCGATTTCCTCGCTTAAAACCGTGGAATCAAATAAAATTCAAATACATGAGCAGTTGTGCGGTCATATTGCTAAAAATATTTCTCTCGACTTATCCCAAAGCATAAGTCATGCAAATCTAGATGTAAGGTTATCTATTGAAAGGGAAATACTAGAGAAAAAGATTAACGATCTAGAAGCGAAAAACATGTCTCTGATGGTTAATCCACATTTTTTGTTTAATACCTTGAACTGTATCGCCCGCATTGCGTATTTTGAGCATTCCCAAACGGAGGAGCTTATCTATTGCCTTTCCGATTTGCTCAGGTACAATTTAAAGCAAGATAACCAGCTTCATACCATCGGTGCCGAAATTGACAACATGACAAAATATCTGTATATCCAAAAGGTAAGATTTAAAAACCGTCTGGTGTATGACACCGACATCCCTGAGAATATTAAGTCTTACAGAATCCCCAACATGGTGATTCAGCCCATTGTTGAAAACGCTGTAATCCACGGCATCACTCCCAAGCGTGACGGAGGCAAAATTAGTATTTACGCGGAAATATATAAAAACGAGATCGTTATTTCTATTATGGATAATGGAAACGGTTTTCCAAAGGATTTTTTGCAGAACACGCAACAATTAGAAAATAAATCGGGTTTAGGGTTTTGGAATACAGACAAGCGTTTAAAACAATATTACGGAGAACAATATGGACTTAAAATAGTAAAGTCTGATTATAGTGGAAGTACCGTTACCATAACTATTCCCACCCAGCCTATTGGGAGGTTAACGCCATGA